One part of the Deltaproteobacteria bacterium genome encodes these proteins:
- a CDS encoding glutathione S-transferase family protein, translating to MKLYNLDLSNFATKTRIVLYEKGVNFEKANPPGGMGSADYKKINPVGKVPALQLDNGQVIPESEVINEYLEEKYPQNPMLPKDAEGRAVVRGCTRFHDLYLEPPLRAVLPKLFGQKLDDKFIADKIAEVNSRLDQLESTIGSPWAVGDAFTMADAALAPTIFFMVGMLPQFGSKSPIEGRPKLAAWWARIQERPSTKKATGEQQAAMAAMMKK from the coding sequence ATGAAACTGTATAACTTAGACCTGAGCAACTTCGCCACCAAGACCCGTATTGTCCTGTACGAAAAGGGGGTGAATTTCGAGAAGGCCAACCCCCCGGGCGGCATGGGGTCGGCAGACTACAAGAAGATCAACCCCGTGGGCAAGGTCCCGGCGTTGCAGCTCGATAACGGTCAGGTGATTCCCGAATCCGAAGTCATCAACGAATATCTCGAAGAAAAATACCCGCAGAATCCGATGCTGCCAAAGGATGCGGAAGGGCGCGCTGTGGTGCGCGGCTGTACTCGTTTCCATGACCTCTATCTCGAACCGCCGCTGCGCGCAGTGCTCCCGAAGTTGTTCGGCCAGAAACTGGACGATAAATTCATCGCCGATAAGATCGCAGAAGTGAACAGCCGCCTGGATCAGCTCGAAAGTACGATCGGCAGCCCATGGGCCGTCGGCGATGCCTTCACCATGGCCGATGCTGCGCTCGCGCCGACGATCTTCTTCATGGTGGGCATGTTGCCGCAGTTCGGCTCCAAGAGCCCTATCGAAGGACGACCCAAACTGGCGGCGTGGTGGGCACGCATTCAAGAACGCCCGTCCACT